In Ipomoea triloba cultivar NCNSP0323 chromosome 7, ASM357664v1, a single genomic region encodes these proteins:
- the LOC116024937 gene encoding mitochondrial import inner membrane translocase subunit PAM16 like 2-like, producing the protein MASKFIANLIVMGSSILARAFVQAYRQALANASKSGVAQEAAQNIIKTGKVMTETEARQILGVTENSTWDEILQKYDNLFERNVKNGSFYLQSKIQRAKECLEAVNQAKEQGTK; encoded by the exons GGGCTCCTCAATACTAGCAAGGGCTTTTGTTCAAGCATATCGTCAGGCATTGGcaa ATGCCTCAAAAAGCGGTGTTGCTCAGGAGGCAGCCCAGAACATTATAAAAACAGGTAAGGTCATGACTGAAACAGAAGCGAGACAAATTCTTGGTGTCACCGAGAATTCGACATGGGATGAAATCTTGCAG AAGTACGACAACTTGTTCGAGCGAAATGTGAAAAATGGGAGCTTTTATCTGCAGTCAAAGATTCAGAGAGCAAAGGAGTGTTTGGAAGCAGTGAACCAAGCTAAAGAGCAGGGGACAAAGTGA